A section of the Mesorhizobium loti genome encodes:
- a CDS encoding LLM class flavin-dependent oxidoreductase codes for MTAQMKLGAFLWATGHHIAAWRHPKSHVTAGIDIGHYIQLARTAEAAKFDMIFCEDAAGLREANIGIASQTSRSIGFEPISLLSALAVQTSRIGLVSTASTSYNEPYGLARTFLSLDHLSGGRAGWNLVTSASPIEAANFGATGLKPHADRYERAREFAEVVTGLWHGKASGHDGHSFSVRDPLDLPRSPQGAPVMVQAGASDVGRDLAARTADVVFTAAQTFEEAKAFYDDLKGRMVTYGREPDDIKIMPGVSPVVAQTEAEAREKHEELQELIPDDVGVALLSSYLSISDLGRYPIDGPLPELPESEGMKSRQALVVEQSRRDGLSIRQLARHFAGARGHWRIVGTATQVADELQARFEGGAADGFNVMPSYFPGELDAFATLVVPELQRRGLFRRDYEGRTLRDHLGLKRPA; via the coding sequence ATGACGGCGCAGATGAAGCTCGGCGCGTTCCTGTGGGCAACAGGCCACCACATCGCCGCATGGCGCCATCCGAAGTCCCATGTCACGGCCGGCATCGACATCGGCCATTACATCCAGCTGGCGCGCACGGCGGAAGCGGCCAAGTTCGATATGATCTTCTGCGAGGACGCAGCCGGGCTGCGCGAGGCTAATATCGGCATCGCCAGCCAGACGTCGCGCTCGATCGGCTTCGAGCCGATCAGCCTGCTGTCGGCGCTGGCTGTCCAGACCAGCCGCATCGGCCTCGTCTCCACCGCCTCGACGAGCTACAATGAGCCCTACGGCCTGGCGCGGACGTTTCTGTCGCTCGACCATCTGAGCGGCGGCCGCGCCGGCTGGAACCTCGTCACTTCGGCAAGTCCGATCGAAGCCGCAAATTTCGGCGCGACAGGTCTCAAGCCCCATGCCGATCGTTATGAACGAGCGCGCGAATTCGCCGAGGTCGTCACCGGCCTTTGGCACGGCAAGGCTTCCGGCCATGATGGCCACAGCTTTTCGGTGCGCGACCCACTCGACCTGCCGCGTTCGCCTCAGGGCGCGCCGGTCATGGTCCAGGCCGGCGCCTCGGATGTCGGCCGCGATCTTGCCGCCCGTACCGCCGACGTGGTGTTCACGGCGGCGCAGACCTTCGAGGAAGCCAAGGCCTTCTACGATGATCTCAAGGGACGCATGGTGACCTACGGACGCGAACCCGACGACATCAAGATCATGCCCGGCGTCTCGCCCGTGGTGGCGCAAACCGAGGCCGAAGCCCGCGAGAAGCACGAGGAATTGCAGGAGCTCATTCCCGACGATGTCGGCGTGGCACTGCTCTCCAGCTATCTCAGCATCTCCGATCTCGGACGCTATCCGATCGACGGACCGCTGCCCGAACTGCCGGAGAGCGAGGGCATGAAGAGCCGGCAGGCACTGGTCGTCGAGCAATCGCGCCGTGACGGCCTCTCCATCCGCCAGCTTGCCCGCCATTTCGCCGGCGCGCGCGGCCATTGGCGCATTGTCGGCACAGCGACGCAGGTCGCCGACGAGTTGCAGGCGCGGTTCGAGGGTGGTGCCGCCGACGGCTTCAACGTGATGCCGTCTTATTTCCCGGGCGAGCTCGATGCCTTCGCCACGCTGGTGGTACCGGAACTGCAGCGGCGCGGTCTGTTCCGCCGGGACTATGAAGGCCGGACGCTGCGCGACCATCTGGGCTTGAAACGGCCGGCCTGA
- the guaD gene encoding guanine deaminase, protein MTSTLLRGRTLSFVRWPRTIDDHSAWRYEEDGGLLIRDGRIVAAGAYVDVEKQAGEGVKKIDHRPHLLLPGFIDTHVHFPQMQIIASYGAELLDWLNTYTFPEETKFANAQHGRRIARLFLDEMVRYGTTTVVAYCSVHKASAEAFFAESHDLNMLNIAGKVMMDRNAPDGVLDTPQSGYDDTKALIAEWHGKGRQHYAITPRFAITSSPEQMEMAGTLCREHPDLHMQTHLSENHAEIAFTQELYPWSRDYTDVYEHYGLLGKKSLFGHCIHLSEREADALSDSGSVAVFCPTSNLFLGSGLFDYQRYRTRDKALRIAAATDVGGGTNYSMLRTMDEGYKVIALHGEKLNPFQSFWQITRGNAEALSMADRIGTLDEGTDADIVVLDAKATPAMRLRMETAQTLAQELFLLQTLGDDRAVREVYIAGRAAKSDLAN, encoded by the coding sequence ATGACCTCGACACTTCTGCGCGGCCGCACGCTGTCCTTCGTGCGCTGGCCGCGGACCATCGATGACCATTCGGCCTGGCGTTACGAGGAAGATGGCGGGCTTTTGATCCGTGACGGCAGGATCGTTGCCGCGGGGGCCTACGTGGATGTCGAAAAACAGGCCGGTGAGGGGGTCAAAAAAATCGACCACCGGCCGCACCTTTTGTTGCCGGGCTTCATCGACACGCATGTGCATTTCCCACAGATGCAGATCATCGCGTCCTATGGCGCCGAACTGCTCGACTGGCTGAACACTTACACCTTCCCGGAAGAGACGAAATTCGCCAACGCCCAGCATGGCCGTCGCATAGCGCGCCTGTTCCTCGACGAAATGGTCCGCTACGGCACGACGACGGTGGTCGCCTATTGTTCGGTGCACAAGGCCTCGGCGGAAGCCTTCTTCGCCGAGTCGCATGACCTCAACATGCTCAACATCGCAGGCAAGGTGATGATGGACCGCAATGCACCCGACGGTGTGCTCGACACGCCGCAATCCGGCTATGACGACACCAAGGCGCTGATCGCGGAATGGCACGGAAAGGGGCGCCAGCACTATGCCATCACGCCGCGCTTCGCGATCACCTCCTCGCCGGAGCAGATGGAGATGGCCGGAACGCTCTGCCGCGAGCATCCCGACTTGCACATGCAGACGCACCTGTCCGAAAACCACGCCGAGATCGCCTTCACCCAGGAACTCTACCCCTGGTCGCGCGACTACACCGATGTCTACGAGCACTACGGGCTGCTGGGCAAAAAAAGCCTGTTCGGCCACTGCATCCATCTGTCGGAGCGTGAGGCGGACGCGCTTTCGGACAGTGGCTCGGTGGCGGTGTTCTGCCCGACCTCGAACCTGTTCCTCGGTTCCGGCCTGTTCGATTATCAGCGCTACCGCACGCGCGACAAAGCCCTCCGGATCGCCGCCGCGACCGATGTCGGCGGCGGCACCAACTACTCCATGCTGCGCACCATGGACGAAGGCTACAAGGTGATCGCCCTGCACGGCGAGAAGCTCAACCCGTTCCAGTCCTTCTGGCAGATCACGCGCGGCAATGCCGAGGCACTGTCGATGGCCGACAGGATCGGCACGCTGGACGAAGGCACCGACGCCGACATCGTCGTGCTCGACGCCAAGGCGACGCCGGCGATGCGGCTCAGGATGGAAACGGCGCAGACGCTGGCGCAGGAACTGTTTCTGCTGCAGACGCTGGGCGACGACCGCGCCGTGCGCGAGGTCTATATCGCAGGGCGGGCGGCCAAGAGCGATCTGGCGAATTAG
- a CDS encoding urate hydroxylase PuuD: protein MMDFAIFWDWLSFAVRWLHVITGIAWIGSSFYFVALDLGLRQRPGMPVGAFGEEWQVHGGGFYHIQKYLVAPAEMPEHLTWFKWESYATWLSGFAMLCVVYYAGADLFLIDPNVLPMSVPVGILLSMATIGVGWVVYDLLCRSPLGKSDTGLMLVLYCVLVFIAWGLTHLFTGRAAFLHLGAITATIMSANVFMVIIPNQKIVVADLIAGRKPDPKYGKIAKQRSLHNNYLTLPVLFLMLSNHYPLAFGTQFNWVIASLVFIIGVLIRHYFNTVHKRAGNPHWTWLGALVLFIIIIWLSTVPKVLTGEPKASASAEVYIASAHFPAVRDTVLGRCSMCHAQEPVYEGIYHAPKGVMLDTDANIANHAREIYLQAGRSHAMPPANVSQISDKERALLVAWFEGAGK, encoded by the coding sequence ATGATGGATTTCGCGATTTTCTGGGACTGGCTGAGCTTCGCCGTGCGGTGGCTGCATGTCATCACCGGCATCGCCTGGATCGGCTCGTCTTTCTATTTCGTCGCGCTCGATCTCGGCCTGCGGCAGCGTCCCGGCATGCCTGTAGGCGCCTTCGGCGAGGAATGGCAGGTGCATGGCGGCGGCTTCTACCACATCCAGAAATATCTGGTGGCGCCGGCCGAGATGCCCGAGCATCTGACGTGGTTCAAATGGGAATCCTACGCCACCTGGCTGTCCGGTTTCGCCATGCTGTGCGTGGTCTACTATGCCGGGGCCGATCTGTTCCTGATCGATCCCAATGTGCTGCCGATGTCGGTGCCGGTCGGCATCCTTTTGTCCATGGCCACGATCGGCGTCGGCTGGGTGGTCTATGATCTTTTGTGCCGCTCACCGCTTGGCAAAAGCGACACCGGCCTGATGCTGGTGCTCTACTGCGTGCTGGTGTTCATCGCCTGGGGGCTCACCCACCTGTTCACCGGGCGCGCCGCCTTCCTGCATCTGGGCGCCATCACCGCCACGATCATGTCGGCCAATGTCTTCATGGTCATCATTCCCAACCAGAAGATCGTCGTTGCCGACCTCATCGCCGGCCGCAAGCCCGATCCGAAATACGGCAAGATCGCCAAGCAGCGTTCGCTTCACAACAATTATCTGACGCTGCCCGTCCTGTTCCTGATGCTGTCGAACCACTATCCGCTGGCATTCGGCACGCAGTTCAATTGGGTCATCGCCTCGCTGGTGTTCATCATCGGCGTGCTGATCCGGCATTATTTCAACACCGTGCACAAGCGTGCCGGCAATCCGCACTGGACGTGGCTGGGCGCCCTTGTCCTGTTCATCATCATCATCTGGCTGTCGACCGTGCCGAAGGTGTTGACCGGCGAACCGAAGGCGTCCGCTTCGGCGGAAGTCTATATCGCCTCGGCGCATTTCCCGGCCGTGCGCGACACCGTGCTCGGCCGCTGCTCGATGTGCCATGCTCAGGAACCGGTCTATGAAGGCATCTATCACGCGCCCAAGGGCGTGATGCTTGATACCGACGCCAACATAGCCAACCACGCCCGCGAGATCTATCTGCAGGCCGGCCGCAGCCACGCCATGCCGCCCGCCAATGTCTCGCAGATATCAGACAAGGAACGGGCGTTGCTGGTGGCCTGGTTCGAAGGCGCAGGGAAATAG
- the xdhC gene encoding xanthine dehydrogenase accessory protein XdhC, with product MNSKVQSLKDFLAGQDRLALVEVAGTKGSTPREKGAFMLVSPSATSGTIGGGQLEYMAIDRARQMVASSPRRKRQGKEARIEVDEVCATLDVPLGPEIGQCCGGRVEVLIRLIDNAIEQRLIADAEAEEAHLPHVYIFGGGHVGQALASTIALLPVHGVVIETRAEALEGMPETVETRLTPMPEAEVRNAPAGTAFAILTHDHALDFLIVAEALKRNDAAYVGMIGSKTKKATFKNWFLKSAEGSEAEFSRLVSPIGGDAVKDKRPPVIAALAAAEIMTALVVHNAPSNANRQQDKVMAG from the coding sequence ATGAATTCGAAAGTGCAAAGCCTGAAAGACTTCCTTGCCGGCCAAGATCGCCTCGCTTTGGTCGAAGTGGCCGGCACCAAAGGCTCGACGCCGCGTGAGAAGGGCGCCTTCATGCTCGTCTCGCCATCTGCGACATCAGGCACGATCGGCGGCGGCCAGCTCGAATATATGGCGATCGACAGGGCCAGGCAGATGGTGGCGTCTTCACCTCGCCGCAAGCGGCAGGGCAAGGAAGCCCGCATCGAGGTCGATGAAGTCTGCGCCACGCTCGACGTGCCGCTCGGGCCGGAGATCGGCCAATGCTGTGGCGGGCGCGTCGAAGTCCTGATTCGGCTGATCGACAACGCAATCGAACAGAGGCTGATTGCCGACGCTGAAGCCGAGGAAGCGCATCTGCCGCATGTCTACATCTTCGGCGGCGGCCATGTCGGCCAGGCGCTGGCGTCGACGATCGCACTCCTTCCCGTGCACGGCGTCGTCATCGAGACACGGGCCGAGGCGCTGGAAGGCATGCCGGAGACCGTCGAGACGCGGCTGACGCCGATGCCCGAGGCCGAGGTGCGAAACGCCCCCGCCGGCACGGCTTTCGCGATCCTCACCCATGACCACGCGCTGGATTTCCTGATCGTCGCCGAGGCGCTGAAACGGAACGACGCTGCCTATGTCGGCATGATCGGCTCGAAGACCAAGAAAGCGACGTTCAAGAACTGGTTCCTGAAGTCGGCTGAAGGCAGTGAAGCCGAATTCTCCCGCCTCGTCTCGCCGATCGGCGGCGACGCCGTCAAGGACAAGCGCCCGCCAGTCATCGCGGCACTTGCCGCCGCCGAGATCATGACGGCGCTGGTGGTTCACAACGCGCCGTCAAATGCCAACCGTCAGCAGGACAAGGTCATGGCCGGTTAG
- a CDS encoding LysR family transcriptional regulator produces MAYLDNIAVFVRVVELGNLSAAGRDMRISPAVASNRIKELEKHLGVRLFNRTTRQLMPTEHGTVFYAGAKQVLEAITEAEAAVSALSGQPRGTIRVTAPLGLGRRLVASGIPDFHDKYPDIEVRLRLSDHNVDIMKEGIDVAFRLGIIEDSSLRMRGIMECERVLVAAPKYLEARGEPVEPQELIGRKHDCLMLRYSGAREYVWTLQTPAGPQKFEVHGPYDTDDGDVLTGWALSGRGIINKPRFEVEPFIRDRRLKVILANTPPTPVQFAAVYPHKKLQDPKVRLLLDFMAERCQRLINDILAGK; encoded by the coding sequence ATGGCCTATCTCGACAACATCGCCGTCTTCGTCCGCGTCGTCGAACTCGGCAATCTGTCGGCGGCGGGCCGCGACATGCGCATTTCGCCGGCGGTCGCCTCCAACCGCATCAAGGAGTTGGAGAAGCATCTGGGGGTGCGGCTGTTCAACCGCACGACGCGGCAATTGATGCCGACCGAGCATGGCACGGTGTTTTATGCCGGCGCCAAGCAGGTGCTGGAGGCTATCACCGAGGCCGAGGCCGCCGTCTCGGCCCTTTCCGGCCAGCCGCGCGGCACAATCCGCGTGACCGCGCCGCTTGGCCTCGGCCGGCGGCTCGTCGCCTCTGGCATTCCCGATTTCCACGATAAATATCCCGATATCGAGGTGCGGCTGAGGCTGTCGGACCACAATGTCGACATCATGAAGGAAGGCATCGATGTCGCCTTCCGGCTTGGCATCATCGAGGATTCCAGCCTTCGGATGCGCGGCATCATGGAATGCGAGCGCGTGCTGGTGGCGGCGCCGAAATATCTGGAAGCGCGCGGCGAGCCCGTGGAGCCGCAGGAACTGATCGGACGAAAGCACGACTGCCTTATGCTGCGCTATTCCGGCGCGCGCGAATATGTCTGGACCTTGCAAACGCCCGCCGGGCCCCAGAAATTCGAGGTGCACGGACCTTACGACACGGATGACGGCGACGTGCTGACCGGGTGGGCGCTGTCGGGGCGCGGCATCATCAACAAGCCGCGCTTCGAGGTCGAACCGTTCATCCGCGACCGGCGGCTGAAGGTGATCCTGGCCAATACGCCACCGACGCCGGTACAGTTCGCCGCGGTCTATCCACACAAGAAGCTGCAGGACCCGAAAGTGCGGCTGCTGCTGGATTTCATGGCCGAGCGCTGCCAGCGGCTGATCAACGACATTCTTGCCGGCAAATGA
- a CDS encoding LLM class flavin-dependent oxidoreductase, which translates to MDNGATMHLAVSLLPGTSDLTGEPEFRRLVRFVQQAEAAVLDMVLLADCAPASDSGTVNNPMPFEATTLLAALATVTSRIGLVAAASTVAHQPYNLARRFASLDIISHGRAGWNATMARSPREAANFSRPEGFSDTDFRRRGEEYIGIVQGLWQGWDADALLFDKTGGRFHDPGKMHLLDHKGEFFSVRGPLNVARSPQDTPVLVFSGLSEPDLDIAARTADVILLDSGSVESAKVRHDDLKRRATAAGRDPDAVKVLTNISLAPDDSSATVADRLETQFRAKSCDGFIIQLSQLSVFDDFINRVAPELRRRGLFRDTYRGTTLRSHLGLAGGGEQ; encoded by the coding sequence ATGGACAACGGCGCCACAATGCATCTTGCCGTTTCGCTGCTGCCGGGGACTTCCGACCTGACGGGTGAACCGGAATTCCGCCGCCTTGTCCGGTTTGTGCAGCAAGCCGAAGCGGCCGTGCTCGACATGGTGCTGCTTGCCGATTGCGCCCCGGCTTCCGACAGCGGTACAGTGAACAATCCGATGCCCTTCGAAGCAACGACTTTACTCGCCGCGCTGGCAACGGTGACGAGCCGGATCGGGCTGGTCGCGGCGGCCTCGACAGTCGCCCACCAGCCCTACAATCTGGCACGCCGTTTCGCTTCGCTCGACATTATCAGCCATGGCCGCGCCGGCTGGAACGCGACGATGGCGCGGAGCCCTCGCGAGGCCGCCAATTTCAGCCGGCCGGAAGGATTTTCCGACACCGACTTTCGCCGCCGCGGCGAGGAATATATCGGCATCGTCCAAGGCCTGTGGCAGGGCTGGGACGCGGATGCGCTGCTGTTCGACAAGACCGGCGGACGCTTCCACGATCCCGGGAAAATGCACCTGCTCGACCACAAGGGTGAGTTCTTCTCCGTGCGCGGGCCGCTGAACGTCGCGCGTTCGCCGCAGGATACGCCGGTGCTGGTGTTCTCCGGTCTGTCGGAGCCTGACCTGGATATTGCGGCCCGCACCGCCGATGTCATCTTGCTGGACAGCGGGTCGGTCGAGAGCGCGAAAGTACGCCATGACGATCTGAAGCGTCGCGCCACGGCGGCTGGGCGCGATCCGGACGCTGTGAAGGTGCTGACGAATATCTCGCTCGCCCCCGATGACAGCTCGGCCACCGTGGCCGATAGGCTGGAAACCCAATTTCGTGCAAAAAGCTGCGACGGATTCATCATCCAGTTGTCACAGCTTTCGGTATTCGACGATTTCATCAACCGTGTCGCGCCGGAGTTGCGGCGCCGCGGCCTTTTTCGAGACACCTATCGCGGGACAACGTTACGCTCGCATCTCGGATTGGCCGGCGGAGGTGAGCAATGA
- a CDS encoding heme-degrading domain-containing protein, translating to MAVADDIALIKRQEETLVFPAFDEAVAFKIGSAIRDRAIAENLPIIVEIRLWDRPLFYAAMPGSNASNPDWARRKINVVRRFLRSTYRMVLEQQRPDRTFKVGEGLDISDYVLAGGGFPITVKGAGVIGVIAVSGLPEREDHGVVVDALCDHLGIDKRGLALPSESE from the coding sequence ATGGCCGTTGCTGACGACATCGCACTGATCAAGCGACAGGAAGAGACCCTGGTCTTTCCCGCCTTCGACGAGGCCGTCGCCTTCAAGATCGGCTCGGCCATCCGCGATCGTGCAATCGCTGAAAACCTACCCATCATCGTCGAAATCAGGCTGTGGGACCGGCCGCTCTTCTATGCCGCGATGCCAGGTTCGAACGCTTCCAATCCTGACTGGGCGCGGCGCAAGATCAATGTCGTCAGGCGTTTCCTCAGAAGCACCTATCGAATGGTGTTGGAACAGCAGCGCCCCGACCGCACCTTCAAGGTCGGCGAGGGCCTCGACATCTCGGACTATGTGCTCGCTGGCGGCGGCTTTCCGATCACCGTCAAGGGCGCCGGCGTCATTGGCGTGATTGCGGTGTCCGGTCTGCCGGAGCGCGAGGATCACGGCGTTGTGGTCGATGCGCTGTGCGACCATCTCGGTATCGACAAGCGTGGGCTTGCATTGCCTTCGGAATCCGAATGA
- a CDS encoding PhzF family phenazine biosynthesis protein: MDVLKIAAFSDGDTGGNPAGVLIGDVLPEAGEMQRLAAEVGFSETAFAAPDGESWRVRYFSPETEVPFCGHATIALGAAFVRQFGDGTFPLTLNQASITVEGFRDGVNVAAALQSPPTRSRPAPPELIAEALALFGYAATDLDPAIPPALIHGGADHLVLTLKSREALAAMRYDLKAGQALMRREGLVTILLAYAETPRLFHTRNPFASGGVYEDPATGASTAAFAGYLRDIGWPHGGAIDVVQGEDMGMRSRLRADISPETGSSIRVSGTARMMDEA, translated from the coding sequence ATGGACGTCCTGAAAATCGCGGCCTTCTCGGATGGCGACACCGGCGGCAATCCCGCCGGGGTGCTGATAGGCGACGTCTTGCCCGAAGCCGGCGAGATGCAGCGTCTGGCGGCGGAGGTCGGGTTCTCGGAAACCGCCTTTGCCGCACCGGACGGCGAGAGCTGGCGGGTGCGCTACTTCTCGCCGGAAACCGAGGTTCCCTTCTGCGGGCACGCCACAATTGCCTTGGGAGCCGCCTTCGTCCGGCAATTTGGCGATGGAACGTTCCCGCTGACCCTCAACCAGGCCAGCATCACCGTCGAAGGTTTCCGAGATGGCGTGAACGTCGCCGCCGCGTTGCAGTCGCCGCCGACACGCAGCAGGCCGGCACCGCCAGAGCTGATCGCCGAGGCGCTGGCGCTGTTCGGCTATGCCGCGACCGATCTCGATCCGGCGATTCCGCCGGCGCTGATCCATGGCGGCGCGGACCACCTTGTGCTGACCCTCAAGTCGCGCGAGGCACTGGCCGCCATGCGCTACGATCTGAAAGCCGGCCAGGCCTTGATGCGGCGCGAAGGGCTGGTGACGATCCTGCTTGCCTATGCCGAAACGCCACGGCTTTTCCACACGCGCAATCCCTTTGCCTCCGGCGGCGTCTATGAGGATCCGGCGACGGGAGCCTCGACGGCTGCCTTTGCCGGCTACCTCCGCGACATCGGCTGGCCGCATGGCGGCGCGATCGATGTCGTGCAAGGCGAGGACATGGGCATGCGCTCGCGCCTGCGCGCCGATATCTCGCCCGAGACAGGCAGCTCGATCAGGGTTTCGGGCACGGCCCGCATGATGGACGAAGCATAG
- a CDS encoding glycerate kinase type-2 family protein: MTVFDPKAFLTSIFEAAVAAADPERTIRDHLPAKPKGRTIVIGAGKGSAQMAAAFEKVWDGPIEGLVVTRYGYGAKCERIEIIEAAHPVPDAAGLEASRRLLAKVQGLTADDLVVALISGGGSALLPSPAGGLTLADEIAVNEALLASGAPIAAMNTIRKHVSTIKGGRLAAAAGPAKVVSLVVSDIPGDNPALVASGPTVPDTGGRQDALASISAYGINLPASVMAHIKSPAADAPDPGDRRFSRNEVHLIASAGVSLDAAAVEAKRQGVEAVILSDAIEGEAREVGGVHAAIAREVATRDRPFRKPVLILSGGETTVTLRAKGKGGRNSEFLLAFAIGINGVEGIHALAADTDGIDGSENNAGAFADGSTVSRMRATGVDAKAMLAGNNAWTAFNAVGDLFVPGPTGTNVNDLRAILIR; encoded by the coding sequence ATGACCGTGTTCGATCCCAAGGCCTTTCTCACTTCCATCTTCGAAGCCGCGGTCGCCGCCGCCGATCCGGAGCGGACCATTCGGGACCATCTGCCGGCGAAGCCCAAAGGCCGCACCATCGTCATCGGCGCTGGCAAGGGCTCGGCGCAGATGGCGGCGGCCTTTGAGAAAGTCTGGGATGGCCCGATCGAAGGGCTGGTCGTTACCCGCTACGGCTACGGCGCCAAATGCGAGCGCATCGAGATCATCGAGGCGGCGCATCCGGTGCCGGACGCCGCCGGCCTCGAAGCCTCGCGGCGCCTGCTTGCAAAGGTCCAGGGGCTGACCGCGGACGATCTGGTCGTGGCGCTGATTTCCGGCGGCGGCTCGGCGCTGCTGCCGTCACCGGCCGGGGGCCTGACGCTGGCCGACGAGATCGCCGTCAACGAGGCGCTGCTCGCCTCCGGGGCGCCGATCGCGGCGATGAACACCATCCGCAAGCATGTCTCGACCATCAAGGGCGGCCGGCTGGCCGCCGCCGCAGGGCCGGCCAAGGTGGTGTCGCTGGTTGTCTCCGACATTCCTGGCGACAATCCGGCCCTTGTCGCCTCCGGGCCGACCGTGCCGGATACCGGCGGCCGTCAAGACGCGCTGGCGTCGATATCGGCCTATGGCATTAACCTGCCGGCCTCGGTGATGGCGCATATCAAATCGCCGGCGGCCGATGCGCCGGATCCCGGCGATAGGCGCTTTTCACGCAATGAGGTTCACTTGATCGCCTCGGCTGGCGTGTCGCTGGACGCGGCGGCAGTGGAAGCGAAGCGTCAAGGCGTCGAAGCCGTCATCCTCTCCGATGCCATCGAGGGCGAAGCGCGTGAGGTTGGTGGAGTCCATGCCGCGATCGCGCGCGAAGTCGCGACGCGCGACCGGCCTTTCCGGAAGCCGGTGCTGATCCTGTCCGGCGGCGAAACCACGGTGACACTGCGCGCCAAGGGAAAGGGCGGACGCAATTCCGAATTCCTGCTCGCCTTCGCCATCGGCATCAACGGCGTGGAGGGCATTCACGCCCTGGCAGCCGACACCGACGGTATCGACGGCTCTGAAAACAATGCCGGGGCCTTCGCCGACGGCTCGACCGTGTCGCGCATGCGCGCGACCGGTGTCGACGCCAAGGCGATGCTGGCCGGCAACAATGCCTGGACGGCGTTCAATGCGGTTGGCGACCTGTTCGTGCCTGGGCCGACCGGCACGAACGTGAATGATTTGAGGGCGATTCTGATCCGGTAA